One region of Mangifera indica cultivar Alphonso chromosome 3, CATAS_Mindica_2.1, whole genome shotgun sequence genomic DNA includes:
- the LOC123212524 gene encoding actin-related protein 2/3 complex subunit 4 isoform X2, which translates to MMASSLRLYLACIRNTLDAAMCLQNFPCQEVERHNKPEVELKTSPELLLNPILICRNEAEKCLIETSINSLRISLKVKQADELENILAKKFLRFLSMRAEAFQVLRRKPVQGYDISFLITNYHCEEMQKHKLIDFIVQFMEIHPVLGFLQIIPQTLIKR; encoded by the exons ATGATG GCCAGCTCGTTGCGATTGTATCTGGCGTGCATTCGTAACACGCTCGACGCCGCCATGTGTTTGCAA AATTTTCCTTGTCAGGAAGTTGAAAGACATAATAAGCCAGAGGTTGAGTTAAA GACCAGCCCCGAACTTCTACTGAATCCT ATTTTGATATGTCGAAATGAGGCTGAAAAATGTTTGATTGAAACATCTATCAACTCACTTCGTATAAGCCTAAAG GTAAAGCAGGCTGATGAACTCGAAAACATACTAGCTAAAAAGTTCCTAAGATTTTTGTCGATGAGGGCTGAAGCATTTCAAGTGTTGAGGAGAAAGCCAGTACAG GGTTATGACATCAGCTTTCTCATCACAAACTACCATTGTGAAGAGATGCAGAAACACAAGCTCATAGATTTTATTGTGCAGTTCATGGAG ATTCACCCAGTTCTTGGATTCCTTCAAATTATTCCACA GACATTGATAAAGAGATAA
- the LOC123212524 gene encoding actin-related protein 2/3 complex subunit 4 isoform X1, translated as MMASSLRLYLACIRNTLDAAMCLQNFPCQEVERHNKPEVELKTSPELLLNPILICRNEAEKCLIETSINSLRISLKVKQADELENILAKKFLRFLSMRAEAFQVLRRKPVQGYDISFLITNYHCEEMQKHKLIDFIVQFMEDIDKEISELKMSVNTRGRLVATEFLKQFV; from the exons ATGATG GCCAGCTCGTTGCGATTGTATCTGGCGTGCATTCGTAACACGCTCGACGCCGCCATGTGTTTGCAA AATTTTCCTTGTCAGGAAGTTGAAAGACATAATAAGCCAGAGGTTGAGTTAAA GACCAGCCCCGAACTTCTACTGAATCCT ATTTTGATATGTCGAAATGAGGCTGAAAAATGTTTGATTGAAACATCTATCAACTCACTTCGTATAAGCCTAAAG GTAAAGCAGGCTGATGAACTCGAAAACATACTAGCTAAAAAGTTCCTAAGATTTTTGTCGATGAGGGCTGAAGCATTTCAAGTGTTGAGGAGAAAGCCAGTACAG GGTTATGACATCAGCTTTCTCATCACAAACTACCATTGTGAAGAGATGCAGAAACACAAGCTCATAGATTTTATTGTGCAGTTCATGGAG GACATTGATAAAGAGATAAGTGAATTGAAAATGTCGGTGAACACACGAGGAAGGCTGGTGGCTACAGAGTTTCTGAAGCAGTTTGTATGA
- the LOC123212524 gene encoding actin-related protein 2/3 complex subunit 4 isoform X3, which yields MCLQNFPCQEVERHNKPEVELKTSPELLLNPILICRNEAEKCLIETSINSLRISLKVKQADELENILAKKFLRFLSMRAEAFQVLRRKPVQGYDISFLITNYHCEEMQKHKLIDFIVQFMEDIDKEISELKMSVNTRGRLVATEFLKQFV from the exons ATGTGTTTGCAA AATTTTCCTTGTCAGGAAGTTGAAAGACATAATAAGCCAGAGGTTGAGTTAAA GACCAGCCCCGAACTTCTACTGAATCCT ATTTTGATATGTCGAAATGAGGCTGAAAAATGTTTGATTGAAACATCTATCAACTCACTTCGTATAAGCCTAAAG GTAAAGCAGGCTGATGAACTCGAAAACATACTAGCTAAAAAGTTCCTAAGATTTTTGTCGATGAGGGCTGAAGCATTTCAAGTGTTGAGGAGAAAGCCAGTACAG GGTTATGACATCAGCTTTCTCATCACAAACTACCATTGTGAAGAGATGCAGAAACACAAGCTCATAGATTTTATTGTGCAGTTCATGGAG GACATTGATAAAGAGATAAGTGAATTGAAAATGTCGGTGAACACACGAGGAAGGCTGGTGGCTACAGAGTTTCTGAAGCAGTTTGTATGA
- the LOC123211571 gene encoding uncharacterized protein LOC123211571, with amino-acid sequence MEHSVAKDAILCLNCYLVTPTVDYNKRVDGETFVSKRKVKKYVGEHSSSHNKSDSKYVALMNQKQHIDVNLAYVSKKVISNYHVHIVRDKQPFSLLVNESHDMTVKEKMAVVFHYLDKTGGIIEHFIGIMHVKNTSVIYAFFCKTWIEFDKFTRARL; translated from the exons ATGGAACATAGTGTGGCAAAAGATGCAATACTTTGTTTGAATTGCTATcttgtaacacccacag TCGATTATAATAAGAGAGTAGATGGTGAAACTTTTGTGAGTaagagaaaagtgaaaaaatatgtTGGAGAACATTCAAGCAGTCATAACAAAAGTGATTCCAAATATGTTGCTTTGATGAACCAAAAGCAACATATTGATGTAAATCTTGCTTATGTGTCAAAAAAAGTCATATCAAACTATCACGTTC ATATTGTGAGAGATAAACAACCATTTTCTTTACTAGTGAATGAATCTCATGATATGACAGTGAAAGAAAAAATGGctgttgtttttcattatttggaCAAAACAGGTGGTATCATTGAACATTTTATAGGGATTATGCATGTTAAGAATACTTCTGTTATATATGCCTTTTTTTGTAAAACGTGGATTGAGTTTGATAAGTTTACGAGGGCAAGGTTATGA
- the LOC123210406 gene encoding 60S ribosomal protein L13-1-like: MVKHNNVVPNGHFKKHWQNYVKTWFNQPARKTRRRIARQKKAVKIFPRPTAGPLRPIVHGQTLKYNMKLRAGRGFTFEELKAAGIPKKLAPTIGISVDHRRKNRSLEGLQVNVQRLKTYKAKLVVFPRRARKSKAGDSAPEELATATQVQGLYMPITLEKPTVELVKVTEDMKSFKAYGKLRVERMNTRHVGTRQKRAAEAEKEEKK; this comes from the exons ATGGTTAAACACAACAATGTCGTGCCAAATGGGCACTTCAAGAAGCACTGGCAAAACTATGTCAAGACTTGGTTTAACCAGCCTGCAAGGAAGACAAGGAGACGCATTG CTCGTCAAAAGAAGGCGGTGAAAATCTTTCCTCGCCCAACGGCTGGGCCTCTTCGCCCCATCGTTCATGGTCAGACTTTGAAGTATAACATGAAATTGAGGGCTGGGAGAGGCTTCACTTTCGAAGAACTCAAG GCTGCAGGCATTCCCAAGAAACTGGCACCAACTATTGGCATTTCAGTTGATCATCGCCGCAAGAACCGATCATTGGAGGGTCTTCAAGTTAATGTTCAAAGGTTGAAGACATACAAGGCCAAATTGGTTGTCTTCCCAAGACGGGCTCGCAAATCTAAG GCTGGTGATTCTGCTCCAGAGGAACTGGCAACAGCAACCCAGGTACAAGGGCTGTACATGCCTATCACTCTTGAGAAGCCTACCGTAGAGCTTGTTAAGGTTACTGAAGATATGAAGTCCTTCAAGGCATATGGCAAGCTGCGGGTGGAGAGGATGAACACGCGACATGTTGGTACAAGGCAGAAGAGGGCTGCAGAGGCtgagaaggaagaaaagaagtAA